One stretch of Roseibium sp. HPY-6 DNA includes these proteins:
- a CDS encoding metallophosphoesterase yields the protein MFTLAHLSDPHLGPLPDPKLLQLVSKRILGYLNWHRNRSKIMGASYLDQLVEDMKEKAPDHIAVTGDLVNIALPLEIAGARTWLEEIGDPQDVSVVPGNHDAYVPGAVRRARAAWWPYMCADEAGTAPPEDTRTEATFPYVRRRDDIALVGVTTGRATAPWFATGRVGSNQAKRLHTELEELGKEGLFRVVMLHHPPFRQATGWHKRLSDASRVRAVVKRAGAELILHGHTHIDSFEEIDGPDGPVPVVGVPSATSVPGGHKPAACYNLFKIEKTNAGWACRMEEHGFDAPNTPVVLLRERDVIIPGGG from the coding sequence ATGTTCACGCTCGCGCATCTCTCGGACCCTCATCTTGGTCCCCTGCCTGACCCGAAGCTTCTTCAGCTCGTTTCAAAGCGCATTCTCGGTTACCTCAACTGGCACCGGAACCGATCCAAGATCATGGGCGCAAGCTATCTGGATCAGCTTGTCGAAGACATGAAAGAAAAAGCGCCGGACCATATCGCCGTCACCGGCGACCTTGTGAACATTGCCCTTCCGCTCGAGATCGCCGGAGCACGCACATGGCTTGAGGAAATCGGCGACCCTCAGGATGTTTCTGTCGTGCCCGGAAACCACGATGCCTATGTGCCCGGTGCCGTTCGCCGTGCACGCGCGGCGTGGTGGCCCTATATGTGCGCCGACGAGGCCGGCACGGCGCCACCTGAAGACACCAGAACGGAAGCAACCTTTCCCTATGTCAGGCGGCGCGATGATATCGCGCTCGTGGGCGTGACAACAGGCCGTGCGACGGCACCCTGGTTTGCCACCGGCCGGGTCGGGAGCAACCAGGCGAAACGCCTGCACACGGAATTGGAGGAACTTGGAAAAGAAGGTCTCTTCCGCGTGGTGATGCTTCATCACCCCCCCTTCAGGCAGGCCACCGGGTGGCACAAGCGCCTGTCGGACGCGTCGCGTGTCCGCGCGGTGGTCAAGCGCGCGGGCGCCGAACTGATCTTGCACGGGCACACACACATTGACAGCTTTGAGGAAATCGACGGTCCGGACGGCCCTGTCCCGGTGGTTGGCGTTCCCTCAGCAACAAGTGTCCCTGGCGGACATAAACCGGCGGCCTGCTACAATCTCTTCAAAATCGAAAAGACCAATGCCGGCTGGGCCTGTCGCATGGAAGAACACGGCTTCGATGCTCCGAACACACCGGTTGTTTTGCTTCGAGAGCGGGATGTCATAATTCCGGGAGGGGGTTGA